From one Triticum aestivum cultivar Chinese Spring chromosome 4B, IWGSC CS RefSeq v2.1, whole genome shotgun sequence genomic stretch:
- the LOC123091480 gene encoding pentatricopeptide repeat-containing protein At3g26782, mitochondrial, with amino-acid sequence MAAARVQPPLDPRAPPPSMAVPTSNTRSLQATPIHTSSPSVRALFLRAVDPSRPASWSAAVADLLASGDAVAALATFAAALRANPAALLPALPPAFRAAAAATSLAAGRQLHLIALRSGLFPSDPFSASALLHMYHHCCRPLDARKAFDEIPSPNPVIITAMCSGYLRNNLVYPSLALFRDLLASGSAMAVDEAAALVAFSSSARVPARGITASLHALIVKIGLDVDAGVVNTMLHAYAKGGGRDLPAARKVFDTMEKDVVSWNTMIALYAQNGLSAEALELYGKMLNVGGGIRYNAVTFSAVLLACAHAGTIQTGKRIHNQVVRMGLEENTYVGTSVVDMYSKCGRVEMARKAFGKIKEKNVLSWSAMITGYGMHGHGQNALEVFNEMCRSGQNPNYITFISVLAACSHAGLLDMGRYWYKTMKNKFGIEPGVEHYGCMVDLLGRAGCLDEAYGLIKEMKVKPDAAIWGALLSACRVHKNVELGEISAKRLFELDVTNSGYYVLLSNIYAEAGMWKDVERMRVLVKTRGIEKPPGYSSVELKGKTHVFYVGDTSHPQHKEIYSYLGKLLDIAQKAGYVPNTGSVHHDLDEEEKESALRIHSEKLAVAFALMNSVPGSVIHVIKNLRVCTDCHAVIKFISESAEREIIVRDLQRFHHFKDGSCSCGDYW; translated from the coding sequence ATGGCGGCAGCAAGAGTGCAGCCTCCGCTCGACCCACGAGCGCCGCCGCCTTCCATGGCGGTTCCCACCTCCAACACTCGAAGCCTACAGGCCACGCCCATCCACACTTCCAGCCCTTCCGTCCGCGCGCTGTTCCTCCGCGCCGTGGACCCCTCCCGTCCTGCCTCCtggtccgccgccgtcgccgacctcCTTGCTTCCGGAGACGCCGTCGCCGCTCTGGCCACCTTTGCCGCCGCTCTCCGCGCTAACCCCGCCGCGCTCCTCCCGGCCCTCCCCCCCGCCTTCCGCGCAGCTGCCGCCGCCACctcgctcgccgccggccgccagCTACACCTCATTGCCCTCCGTTCCGGTCTCTTTCCCTCTGATCCCTTCTCCGCCTCCGCTCTTCTCCACATGTACCACCACTGCTGCCGCCCCCTCGACGCCCGCAAGGCGTTCGATGAAATTCCCAGCCCCAACCCCGTCATTATCACAGCCATGTGCTCTGGCTACCTGCGAAACAATCTAGTCTACCCCTCGCTTGCTCTCTTCCGCGACTTGCTCGCATCTGGTTCTGCCATGGCAGTGGACGAGGCGGCTGCACTCGTGGCGTTCTCCTCGTCAGCCCGTGTCCCTGCCCGCGGAATTACCGCTAGCCTTCATGCGCTTATTGTGAAGATTGGCTTGGACGTGGATGCTGGGGTGGTCAACACGATGTTACACGCTTATGCCAAAGGCGGTGGTCGTGACCTGCCGGCTGCGAGGAAGGTGTTTGATACCATGGAGAAGGATGTCGTGTCCTGGAATACGATGATTGCGCTGTATGCTCAGAATGGGTTGTCGGCGGAGGCCCTCGAGCTGTATGGCAAGATGCTGAATGTTGGTGGAGGCATTAGGTACAATGCTGTGACGTTCTCTGCTGTGTTACTGGCTTGCGCGCATGCTGGGACGATACAGACTGGAAAGCGCATTCATAATCAGGTGGTAAGAATGGGTTTGGAGGAAAATACCTATGTTGGAACTTCTGTAGTTGATATGTACAGCAAGTGCGGAAGAGTGGAAATGGCAAGAAAGGCTTTCGGCAAAATTAAGGAGAAGAATGTCCTTTCATGGTCTGCCATGATTACTGGTTATGGTATGCATGGTCATGGACAAAACGCCCTTGAAGTTTTCAATGAGATGTGCAGATCGGGGCAAAACCCTAACTACATAACTTTTATCTCGGTTTTAGCTGCTTGCAGTCATGCTGGTCTTTTAGATATGGGCCGTTATTGGTACAAAACCATGAAGAATAAGTTTGGGATTGAACCTGGAGTGGAACACTACGGATGCATGGTGGATCTTCTTGGCCGCGCCGGTTGTCTTGATGAGGCTTATGGCCTCATTAAAGAAATGAAGGTTAAACCTGATGCTGCTATCTGGGGAGCTCTTCTTAGTGCATGTCGAGTCCATAAAAATGTTGAGCTGGGAGAAATTTCTGCGAAAAGATTGTTTGAGTTGGATGTAACCAACAGTGGGTACTATGTTCTATTGTCCAATATATATGCAGAAGCTGGAATGTGGAAAGATGTGGAGAGAATGAGAGTTCTGGTTAAAACAAGAGGAATAGAAAAGCCTCCAGGGTATAGCTCAGTTGAATTGAAAGGTAAAACCCATGTGTTTTATGTTGGCGACACGAGTCATCCTCAGCATAAGGAGATCTATTCTTATTTGGGGAAACTGCTTGACATAGCGCAAAAGGCAGGCTATGTACCAAACACGGGTTCTGTTCATCATGATTTGGATGAAGAGGAGAAAGAATCTGCGTTGCGCATCCATAGTGAAAAGCTTGCCGTTGCTTTTGCTCTGATGAACTCTGTCCCGGGTTCAGTAATCCATGTGATAAAGAATCTCCGGGTCTGTACTGATTGCCATGCAGTAATCAAGTTTATTTCAGAGTCCGCTGAACGAGAAATTATCGTTAGAGATTTACAGCGCTTTCATCATTTCAAGGATGGATCATGCTCTTGTGGAGATTATTGGTGA
- the LOC123091481 gene encoding cyclin-T1-3, producing the protein MDIMQTSDSSHHGIVENSPYRTPYGRHVESGNLGGSWYFSRKEIEENSLSRKDGIDLKESYLRKSYCTFLQDFGMRLKVPQVTIATAIVFCHRFFLRQSHAKNDRLTIATVCMFLAGKVEETPRPLKDVVLISYEIIHKKDPAAVARIKQKEVYEQQKELILIGERAVLITLGFDMNVHHPYKPLVEAIKKFKVAQNALAQVAWNFVNDGLRTSLCLQFKPNHITAGAIFLAAKFLKVKLPSDGEKVWWQEFDVTPRQLEEASNQMLELYEQNRVVPPPSQGNDTECSSASVVNPRAVGKAPGAADERHAHGNHQAPKQSSMVGLPEKQNSNQRIPKVEAKDGIASSNEGPNMSSSMDAMKKIDKDKVKAALEKRRKSKGDAGRKVDIMDDDDLIERELEHGVEMAVKDEKKHDRRQSWPQPPHQNGTRTAENAEEGELSMDSQEYLSTVTELDDRKRKDVYDHRSYDHGERDLKRARS; encoded by the exons ATGGATATCATGCAGACAAGTGACTCTTCACATCATGGAATTGTAGAAAACAGCCCTTACAGAACTCCCTATGGTAGACACGTGGAAAGTGGCAACCTTGGTGGTTCATGGTATTTTAGTAGAAAAGAAATCGAGGAGAATTCCCTTTCAAGGAAAGATGGCATTGATCTGAAGGAGTCTTACCTTCGCAAGTCATACTGCACCTTTCTTCAAGATTTTGGGATGAGACTTAAAGT GCCTCAAGTGACAATTGCTACAGCTATAGTATTCTGTCATCGTTTTTTCCTTCGTCAATCTCATGCCAAAAATGATAGACTG ACAATAGCCACAGTTTGCATGTTCTTGGCGGGCAAAGTTGAAGAAACTCCCAGACCACTTAAGGATGTCGTACTAATTTCTTATGAGATCATCCACAAGAAGGATCCTGCCGCAGTTGCTCGAATTAAGCAAAAG GAGGTTTATGAACAACAGAAGGAGCTTATTTTAATCGGGGAGCGTGCTGTGCTTATAACACTTGGTTTTGACATGAATGTGCACCACCCGTACAAGCCCTTGGTCGAAGCAATAAAAAAATTCAAGGTTGCTCAAAATGCGCTTGCTCAAGTTGCCTGGAATTTTGTCAATGATGG GCTACGTACTTCGCTTTGTCTCCAATTTAAACCCAATCATATTACAGCCGGCGCAATTTTCCTTGCTGCGAAGTTCCTCAAAGTCAAGCTTCCATCAGATGGTGAGAAGGTCTGGTGGCAAGAGTTTGATGTAACGCCGCGGCAGTTGGAAG AGGCCAGCAACCAAATGTTGGAGCTCTATGAGCAAAACCGTGTCGTGCCACCACCGTCCCAAGGGAATGATACCGAATGCAGTTCTGCAAGTGTGGTTAATCCACGTGCTGTGGGGAAGGCTCCTGGAGCTGCTGACGAGCGTCATGCTCATGGAAATCATCAAGCACCTAAACAGTCGAGCATGGTAGGCCTCCCTGAGAAGCAAAACTCAAACCAGAGGATACCCAAGGTGGAAGCAAAGGATGGTATTGCCAGCAGCAATGAAGGCCCCAATATGTCATCCTCAATGGATGCAATGAAAAAGATAGACAAGGATAAAGTGAAAGCTGCGCTTGAGAAACGGAGGAAATCAAAAGGTGATGCCGGTAGAAAGGTTGACATCATGGATGATGATGACCTGATTGAGAGGGAGCTGGAGCATGGAGTGGAGATGGCTGTCAAGGATGAGAAGAAACACGACAGAAGGCAGAGCTGGCCCCAGCCCCCGCACCAGAACGGTACTCGGACGGCAGAGAACGCCGAGGAGGGCGAGCTCTCCATGGACAGTCAAGAGTACCTTTCCACCGTGACTGAGCTCGACGACCGGAAGAGGAAGGATGTGTATGACCACAGGAGTTATGATCACGGCGAGAGGGACCTTAAAAGGGCGAGATCATGA